The proteins below are encoded in one region of Triticum aestivum cultivar Chinese Spring chromosome 1B, IWGSC CS RefSeq v2.1, whole genome shotgun sequence:
- the LOC123133324 gene encoding uncharacterized protein: MSFAQEHSSYQNNYSHGWPEIPNMSYRSNNPEISQFGSSNHMQGFRYNEESHNYAPQQFHSAPTHIPQHQEMCPMELNGPPFGQPTTPAPVVQSHVQVPTQDEFDDIDKLTLLSLEFTWSAEDDPIRKVILEEMKKIKSGKELVDEVRKIEKNINAGSTISSLLELSAAEISSHTCEIPTPSHFVEQDSKCLEQEIPQIEEDELEDKEQDGQELQFPSDQVEDSSSTTPEEVQEAAVDEDEEPEIHWTIIIHEHDVSGSR; encoded by the exons ATGAGCTTCGCTCAAGAGCATagctcataccaaaacaattacTCACATGGGTGGCCTGAAATCCCGAATATGTCATATAGGAGCAACAACCCTGAGATCTCACAGTTTGGTTCTAGTAATCATATGCAGGGATTTAGGTACAATGAGGAGAGCCACAACTATGCACCACAACAATTCCATTCAGCTCCTACTCATATACCACAGCACCAAGAGATGTGTCCAATGGAGTTAAATGGTCCTCCATTTGGTCAACCAACAACTCCAGCACCTGTTGTGCAATCTCATGTGCAAGTGCCCACACAAGATGAGTTCGATGACATAGACAAGCTCACACTTTTGAGTCTCGAGTTCACTTGGAGTGCCGAGGATGATCCTATTAGGAAGGTTATActagaggaaatgaagaagatTAAGAGTGGAAAGGAGCTAGTGGATGAAGTAAGGAAGATTGAGAAGAACATCAACGCTGGTAGTACTATCTCATCTCTCCTTGAGCTGAGTGCTGCTGAGATTTCTAGTCATACATGTGAGATTCCAACACCTTCACATTTCGTTGAGCAAGATAGCAAGTGCCTTGAGCAAGAAATACCTCAGATTGAAGAAGATGAACTAGAAGACAAGGAACAAGATGGTCAAGAGCTGCAATTCCCAAGTGATCAAGTTGAAGACTCATCATCTACTACTCCTGAAGAAGTACAAGAAGCTGctgtagatgaagatgaagaacctgagATTCATTGGACTATTATCATACATGAGCATGATGTGTCAG GTTCGAGGTGA